In Amycolatopsis sp. EV170708-02-1, the following are encoded in one genomic region:
- a CDS encoding alpha-ketoacid dehydrogenase subunit beta has product MTDLQKLTIGKALNLGLRRAMEEDPKVLIMGEDVGKLGGVFRITDGLQKDFGEQRVLDTPLAESGIIGTAVGLAVRGFRPVCEIQFEGFIFPGFDQISSQVAKLHYRTQGKIKMPIVIRVPFGGGIGAVEHHSESPESLFAHIPGLKVVSVSNAVDAYWGIQQAIKSDDPILFFEPKKLYHSGAMKSEVDTEATPDELFKSRVVREGTTATVVAYGPSVKVALDAAAAAEDEGKSLEVIDLRTLSPLDLEPVFESVRKTGRLIALSEAPSESSLTSEIAARVQQECFYSLEAPVLRVTGFDTPYPPAKLEEHYLPDLDRVLHTVDRSLAW; this is encoded by the coding sequence ATGACCGATCTCCAGAAACTCACCATCGGCAAGGCCCTCAACCTCGGGCTCCGTCGCGCCATGGAAGAGGACCCGAAGGTCCTGATCATGGGTGAGGACGTCGGCAAGCTCGGCGGCGTCTTCCGCATCACCGACGGCCTGCAGAAGGACTTCGGCGAGCAGCGCGTGCTGGACACGCCGCTCGCGGAGTCGGGCATTATCGGCACCGCGGTCGGCCTCGCCGTCCGCGGTTTCCGCCCGGTGTGCGAAATCCAGTTCGAAGGCTTCATCTTCCCCGGCTTCGACCAGATCTCCAGCCAGGTCGCCAAGCTGCACTACCGGACGCAGGGCAAGATCAAGATGCCCATCGTGATCCGGGTGCCGTTCGGTGGCGGCATCGGCGCGGTCGAGCACCACTCGGAGTCGCCGGAGTCGCTGTTCGCGCACATCCCCGGCCTCAAGGTCGTTTCGGTTTCGAACGCCGTCGACGCCTACTGGGGTATCCAGCAGGCGATCAAATCCGACGACCCGATCCTGTTCTTCGAGCCGAAGAAGCTGTACCACTCGGGCGCGATGAAGTCCGAGGTCGACACCGAGGCCACGCCGGACGAGCTGTTCAAGTCCCGCGTCGTCCGCGAAGGCACGACGGCCACGGTCGTCGCGTACGGCCCGTCGGTGAAGGTCGCGCTCGACGCGGCGGCCGCCGCCGAGGACGAGGGCAAGTCCCTGGAGGTCATCGACCTGCGGACGCTGTCCCCGCTCGACCTGGAGCCGGTGTTCGAGTCGGTGCGCAAGACCGGACGGCTCATCGCGCTGAGCGAGGCGCCGTCGGAATCGTCGCTGACCTCGGAGATCGCCGCGCGCGTGCAGCAGGAATGCTTCTACTCGCTGGAAGCCCCCGTGCTGCGGGTGACCGGATTCGACACGCCGTACCCGCCGGCCAAGCTCGAGGAGCACTACCTCCCCGACCTGGACCGCGTGCTGCACACCGTCGACCGTTCGCTCGCCTGGTAA
- a CDS encoding M20/M25/M40 family metallo-hydrolase, with protein sequence MEQKSVRETVVSNWTNDVLPSLSGLVAIPALSPAFDPEWAKTGHLAAAVEHVRSWIAAREIPGATLEVVELEGRSPLLVVDIPATSEAAEKGTVLMYGHLDKQPPVGGWSEGLDPWTPVIRDGRLYGRGAVDDGYSGYAATTAIEAVRAAGGEHSRAVVLLETGEESGSPDLPAYVEHLKEKLGTVSLVVCLDAGGTDYKRLWLTTSLRGMLHVNVTVKVLESAQHSGMASGIVASSFRVLRALIDRIENAETGEIKLAELSVDIPENRVEDARGVVEIAPGAAKTLFPVVGRTVSDDDLELLLNNSWRPTLSVIGAEGFPLPADAGNVLRSSTTLTLSFRLPPTADAKAAMEAVRRVLTTDVPYDASVELGDFQAENGWNAPDTAPWLDDALHHVSGEVFGAPHKSFGMGGSIPFMGLLGEKYPEAQFVVTGACGPDSNIHVPDEWLNIDFAQRVTEAVAHILDAHARS encoded by the coding sequence GTGGAGCAGAAATCCGTACGCGAAACCGTGGTTTCGAACTGGACGAACGACGTCCTTCCCAGCCTGTCCGGCCTGGTGGCGATCCCCGCCTTGTCGCCGGCGTTCGACCCCGAGTGGGCGAAGACCGGCCATCTCGCCGCCGCCGTCGAGCACGTCCGCTCCTGGATCGCCGCACGGGAGATCCCCGGCGCGACGCTCGAGGTCGTGGAGCTCGAAGGCCGCAGCCCGCTGCTGGTCGTCGACATCCCGGCGACGTCCGAAGCCGCCGAAAAGGGCACCGTGCTGATGTACGGGCACCTCGACAAGCAGCCCCCGGTCGGTGGCTGGTCCGAGGGGCTCGACCCGTGGACGCCGGTGATCCGCGACGGTCGGCTGTACGGCCGCGGCGCGGTCGACGACGGCTACTCCGGCTACGCGGCGACGACGGCGATCGAGGCCGTGCGCGCCGCCGGTGGCGAGCACTCGCGCGCGGTCGTGCTGCTGGAGACCGGTGAGGAATCCGGCAGTCCGGATCTGCCCGCCTACGTCGAGCACCTGAAGGAGAAGCTCGGCACGGTCTCCCTGGTCGTCTGCCTCGATGCGGGCGGCACCGACTACAAGCGGCTGTGGCTGACCACCAGCCTGCGCGGAATGCTGCACGTCAACGTCACCGTGAAGGTGCTCGAGTCCGCGCAGCACTCCGGCATGGCCAGCGGCATCGTGGCGAGTTCGTTCCGTGTCCTGCGTGCCCTGATCGACCGGATCGAGAACGCCGAGACCGGCGAGATCAAGCTCGCCGAGCTGAGCGTCGACATCCCGGAGAACCGCGTCGAGGACGCCCGCGGCGTCGTCGAGATCGCGCCCGGCGCGGCGAAGACGCTCTTCCCGGTGGTCGGCCGGACGGTCTCCGACGACGATCTGGAGCTGCTGCTCAACAACTCGTGGCGGCCGACGCTGTCGGTGATCGGCGCGGAGGGCTTCCCGCTCCCGGCCGACGCGGGCAACGTGCTGCGCTCCAGCACCACGCTCACCCTGAGCTTCCGCCTCCCGCCGACCGCCGACGCGAAGGCCGCGATGGAGGCGGTCCGCCGTGTCCTCACCACCGACGTGCCGTACGACGCTTCGGTCGAACTCGGCGACTTCCAGGCCGAAAACGGCTGGAACGCGCCGGACACCGCGCCGTGGCTCGACGACGCCCTGCACCACGTGAGCGGCGAGGTCTTCGGCGCGCCGCACAAGAGCTTCGGCATGGGCGGATCGATCCCGTTCATGGGGCTGCTCGGCGAGAAGTACCCGGAGGCGCAGTTCGTGGTCACCGGCGCCTGCGGGCCGGACTCGAACATCCACGTGCCGGACGAGTGGCTGAACATCGACTTCGCGCAGCGGGTCACCGAAGCGGTCGCGCACATCCTGGACGCGCACGCCCGGAGCTGA
- a CDS encoding circularly permuted type 2 ATP-grasp protein encodes MATMNNNSAPRLPPAGRRPRTTTSARRAAKPGAQFDGYLSPSRPHAGAYDEMFTADGTVRQPYRALYESISALTSGDLSSRSAAIDRAMVDQGITFSLSGQERPFPLDLVPRVITTAEWGKLERGVAQRVRALEAFLADVYGDRQILRDGVLPRRLITSCEHFQREAFGINPPNGVRIHVSGVDLVRDEEGTFRVLEDNLRNPSGVSYVMENRRTMARVFPDLFAQHRVRPVGDYASHLLRALRAAAAANVADPMVVVLTPGVHNSAYFEHSLLARLMGVELVEGRDMFCRDNVVYLRTTEGERQVDVIYRRIDDEFLDPVHYRPDSVLGVAGILNAARAGNVVIANAVGNGVGDDKLVYTYVPEMVKYYLNEKPLLPNVDTFRCWLPDEFDHVMRHMDELVVKPVEGSGGYGIVFGPEATQAELAALKRKVRANKRGWIAQPVVQLSTVPSKVDDRLAPRHVDLRPFAVNDGKEIFVLPGGLTRVALPEGSLVVNSSQGGGSKDTWVLAPRSSTAERELERPALGALSQVDGLVAEQGPELTTTQQQQQQQA; translated from the coding sequence ATGGCGACCATGAACAACAACTCGGCGCCCCGGCTCCCACCTGCGGGTCGCCGCCCGCGGACGACGACGTCGGCGAGGCGCGCGGCGAAACCCGGGGCGCAGTTCGACGGGTATCTCTCGCCGTCCCGGCCGCACGCGGGCGCGTACGACGAGATGTTCACCGCCGACGGCACGGTCCGGCAGCCGTACCGGGCACTGTACGAATCGATCTCCGCGCTGACGTCGGGAGACCTCTCGTCCCGGTCGGCGGCGATCGACCGGGCCATGGTGGACCAGGGCATCACGTTCTCGCTGTCCGGCCAGGAACGCCCGTTCCCGCTGGACCTGGTGCCGCGCGTGATCACCACCGCCGAATGGGGCAAACTCGAACGTGGTGTGGCGCAACGGGTCCGTGCGCTCGAAGCCTTCCTCGCCGACGTGTACGGCGATCGGCAGATCCTGCGTGACGGCGTCCTCCCGCGACGGCTGATCACCTCGTGCGAGCACTTCCAGCGCGAGGCGTTCGGGATCAACCCGCCCAACGGCGTCCGCATCCATGTGTCCGGTGTGGACCTGGTGCGCGACGAGGAGGGCACCTTCCGGGTGCTGGAGGACAACCTCCGCAACCCGTCCGGCGTGTCGTACGTGATGGAGAACCGCCGCACGATGGCGCGCGTGTTCCCGGATCTGTTCGCCCAGCACCGGGTGCGCCCGGTCGGCGATTACGCCTCGCATCTGCTGCGCGCGCTGCGGGCGGCGGCCGCGGCGAACGTCGCCGACCCGATGGTCGTCGTGCTCACGCCCGGCGTGCACAACTCCGCGTACTTCGAGCATTCGCTGCTGGCCCGGCTGATGGGGGTCGAGCTGGTCGAGGGTCGCGACATGTTCTGCCGGGACAACGTCGTCTACCTGCGCACCACCGAGGGTGAGCGGCAGGTCGACGTCATCTACCGGCGGATCGACGACGAATTCCTCGATCCGGTGCACTACCGGCCGGATTCCGTGCTCGGCGTGGCCGGGATCCTGAACGCGGCGCGCGCGGGCAACGTGGTGATCGCGAACGCGGTCGGCAACGGCGTCGGTGACGACAAGCTCGTGTACACCTACGTGCCCGAGATGGTGAAGTACTACCTCAACGAGAAGCCGCTGCTGCCCAACGTGGACACCTTCCGGTGCTGGCTGCCGGACGAGTTCGACCACGTCATGCGGCATATGGACGAGCTGGTGGTCAAACCGGTCGAAGGTTCGGGCGGGTACGGCATCGTGTTCGGCCCGGAGGCGACGCAGGCGGAGCTGGCCGCTTTGAAACGGAAGGTCCGGGCGAACAAACGCGGCTGGATCGCGCAGCCGGTGGTCCAGCTGTCCACCGTTCCGTCCAAAGTGGACGACAGGCTGGCGCCGCGGCACGTCGACCTCCGGCCGTTCGCGGTCAACGACGGCAAGGAGATCTTCGTCCTGCCGGGCGGGCTGACCCGGGTCGCGCTCCCGGAGGGCAGCCTGGTCGTCAACTCGTCGCAGGGCGGCGGCTCCAAGGACACCTGGGTGCTGGCGCCGCGATCCTCGACGGCGGAACGGGAGCTGGAGCGGCCCGCGCTGGGCGCACTGTCCCAAGTGGACGGTCTGGTCGCCGAACAGGGACCCGAGCTGACCACGACCCAGCAACAACAGCAGCAACAGGCATAA
- a CDS encoding dihydrolipoamide acetyltransferase family protein, which translates to MPEYKQFPLADTAEGLTEADIIAWQVKPGDTVTVNQIVVEVETAKAAVELPIPWAGVITELLVEPGQTVEVGAPILTIDVDPGGKAAPAPTTAPAAEEPAEEEMKPLVGYGSKAVVTQRRARKGAAPAAPAAAPVAVAPEPAVAAVPSKPKGGYVPLAKPPVRKLAKDLGVDLHALTGTAEGGVITRDDVQAAANGSAPAASTVDSGYDPATRERRVPIKGVRKATAAAMVQSAYTAPHVTEFLTIDVTPMMEFREKLKKSREFAGVKVTPLTFAAKAVCLAAKRTPDVNAVWDEAAQEIVYKDYVHLGIAAATPRGLVVPKVRDADSMSLKELAIALTELTDVAREGKTTPAAMLGGTITITNVGVFGVDTGTPIINPGESAILCLGAIKDTPWVVDGEIKVRKVLQLSLSFDHRVVDGQQGSEFLADVGALLADPAVAITY; encoded by the coding sequence ATGCCCGAGTACAAACAATTCCCCCTGGCCGACACGGCGGAGGGGCTGACCGAGGCCGACATCATCGCCTGGCAGGTCAAGCCGGGTGACACCGTGACGGTGAATCAGATCGTCGTCGAGGTCGAGACCGCGAAGGCCGCCGTCGAACTGCCCATCCCGTGGGCGGGCGTGATCACCGAACTGCTCGTCGAGCCGGGCCAGACGGTGGAGGTCGGCGCGCCGATCCTCACCATCGACGTCGATCCCGGCGGCAAGGCGGCCCCGGCCCCCACCACCGCGCCCGCGGCGGAGGAGCCGGCGGAAGAGGAGATGAAGCCGCTGGTCGGCTACGGCTCCAAGGCCGTCGTCACGCAGCGGCGGGCGCGCAAGGGCGCGGCTCCGGCCGCTCCCGCCGCGGCGCCGGTGGCTGTGGCGCCCGAGCCTGCTGTGGCTGCTGTGCCTTCAAAGCCGAAGGGTGGGTACGTGCCGCTGGCGAAGCCGCCGGTGCGCAAGCTCGCCAAGGACCTCGGCGTCGACCTGCACGCGCTCACCGGCACCGCCGAGGGCGGCGTCATCACCCGTGACGACGTGCAGGCGGCCGCCAACGGATCGGCCCCCGCCGCGTCCACTGTGGACAGTGGCTACGACCCCGCGACGCGGGAACGCCGGGTCCCGATCAAGGGCGTCCGCAAGGCCACCGCCGCCGCGATGGTGCAGAGCGCCTACACCGCCCCGCATGTCACCGAGTTCCTGACCATCGACGTCACGCCGATGATGGAATTCCGGGAGAAGCTGAAGAAGTCGCGCGAGTTCGCCGGGGTCAAGGTCACCCCGCTGACCTTCGCGGCGAAGGCCGTCTGCCTGGCGGCCAAGCGCACTCCGGACGTCAACGCGGTGTGGGACGAGGCGGCACAGGAGATCGTCTACAAGGACTACGTGCACCTCGGGATCGCCGCGGCCACCCCGCGCGGGCTCGTCGTGCCCAAGGTCCGCGACGCGGATTCGATGTCCCTCAAGGAACTCGCGATCGCGCTCACCGAGCTGACCGACGTCGCCCGCGAGGGCAAGACCACCCCGGCGGCCATGCTCGGCGGCACGATCACCATCACCAACGTGGGCGTCTTCGGCGTCGACACCGGTACGCCGATCATCAACCCCGGCGAGTCCGCGATCCTGTGCCTCGGCGCGATCAAGGACACTCCGTGGGTGGTCGACGGCGAGATCAAGGTGCGCAAGGTGCTCCAGCTTTCGCTGAGCTTCGACCACCGTGTGGTCGACGGGCAGCAGGGCTCGGAGTTCCTGGCCGACGTCGGCGCCTTGCTGGCCGACCCCGCGGTCGCGATCACCTACTGA
- a CDS encoding iron ABC transporter permease, with product MGSLTALVAVILLSIGFGSNRLSLGEVLHALFAYDGGYNDVVVRDDRLPRTVLGVLVGMALALAGSLMQAITRNPVAEPGLLGINHGAAVAIVLGSTLFSVTSPGEYVWFAFAGALAGTALVSVIGGTRGATSPLRLVLAGVAIQAVFVGINQGMQMVNTHNLQAMRFWLVGSLVNRNADQLSVLLPFFAAGVVIAIVLARALNALALGEDTARGLGANPALVRVAGMVAVGLLSASATAACGPIAFVGLMIPHVVRTLIGQDERWVMLISALLGPVLLLGCDVLGRLLGSPGEIQVGVMTDVVGGIAFVIVARRLKAVRR from the coding sequence GTGGGGTCTTTGACAGCGCTCGTCGCGGTCATCCTGCTGTCGATCGGCTTCGGCTCGAACCGCCTCTCGCTCGGCGAAGTGCTGCATGCCCTCTTCGCCTACGACGGCGGCTACAACGACGTCGTCGTCCGCGACGATCGCCTGCCCCGCACGGTCCTCGGCGTCCTGGTCGGGATGGCGCTCGCGCTGGCGGGCTCGCTCATGCAGGCGATCACCCGCAACCCGGTCGCGGAGCCCGGCCTGCTCGGCATCAACCACGGCGCCGCGGTCGCGATCGTGCTCGGCTCGACACTGTTTTCGGTGACTTCGCCCGGCGAGTACGTCTGGTTCGCCTTCGCCGGGGCGCTCGCGGGAACCGCGCTGGTCTCGGTGATCGGCGGGACCCGCGGCGCGACGAGCCCGCTGCGGCTGGTGCTGGCCGGCGTCGCGATCCAGGCGGTGTTCGTCGGGATCAACCAGGGCATGCAGATGGTCAACACGCACAACCTGCAGGCCATGCGGTTCTGGCTGGTCGGCTCGCTGGTCAACCGGAACGCCGACCAGCTGTCCGTGCTGCTGCCGTTCTTCGCCGCGGGCGTGGTGATCGCGATCGTGCTGGCCCGCGCGCTGAACGCGCTGGCGCTGGGCGAGGACACGGCCCGCGGTCTCGGCGCGAATCCGGCGCTCGTCCGCGTCGCCGGGATGGTCGCCGTCGGCCTGCTGTCGGCGTCGGCGACCGCGGCCTGCGGGCCGATCGCCTTCGTCGGCCTGATGATCCCGCACGTCGTCCGGACGCTGATCGGCCAGGACGAGCGCTGGGTGATGCTGATTTCGGCGCTGCTCGGGCCGGTTCTGCTGCTCGGCTGCGACGTCCTCGGCCGCCTGCTCGGCTCGCCCGGGGAGATCCAGGTCGGCGTGATGACCGACGTCGTCGGCGGGATCGCGTTCGTCATCGTGGCCCGCAGGCTGAAGGCGGTGCGCCGATGA
- a CDS encoding iron chelate uptake ABC transporter family permease subunit: MTALVRRESVLDRRSLVVVAALALVVLALVVLSVGTGDYEMSPGEVLATLAGQGTKAQYLVVMGRLPRALVAILVGTALALAGAVFQTITRNPLGSPDVIGFTTGSATGGIVGLLLIGSGPGVVSLGALAGGLLTALVVMALCAPHGLLSSRLVLLGIAVSAVLVGVNSYLLVKANLEAASQAVGWLVGDLAGRDWSYFVPLAVAVAVFAPIVFVNGRALRMLEMGDDTATGIGVDVRRVRLTLVLVAVALVAAATAATGPLPFIALAAPQLARRMTRLPGPNLAASAFVGAALVVAADYLGQRLLESSLLPAGVVAAALGGAYLLWLLLRRRA; encoded by the coding sequence ATGACCGCCCTCGTCCGTCGTGAGTCCGTTTTGGACAGACGATCACTGGTCGTCGTCGCCGCGCTGGCCCTGGTGGTCCTTGCGCTCGTCGTGCTCTCGGTCGGCACGGGCGACTACGAGATGAGCCCCGGCGAAGTGCTCGCGACCCTGGCGGGCCAAGGGACGAAGGCGCAGTACCTGGTGGTGATGGGGCGGCTTCCGCGGGCGCTGGTCGCGATCCTCGTCGGTACCGCGCTGGCGCTGGCGGGGGCGGTGTTCCAGACGATCACCCGCAATCCGCTCGGCAGCCCGGACGTCATCGGCTTCACCACCGGTTCGGCGACCGGCGGCATCGTGGGCCTGTTGCTCATCGGTTCCGGCCCTGGCGTCGTCTCGCTCGGCGCGCTGGCCGGTGGGCTGCTGACCGCGCTGGTCGTGATGGCGCTGTGCGCGCCGCACGGACTGCTGAGTTCGCGGCTGGTGCTGCTCGGGATCGCGGTCAGCGCGGTGCTGGTCGGCGTGAACTCGTATCTGCTGGTGAAGGCGAACCTCGAAGCCGCCTCGCAGGCCGTCGGCTGGCTGGTCGGCGACCTCGCCGGGCGCGACTGGAGCTACTTCGTTCCGCTGGCGGTCGCGGTGGCGGTGTTCGCCCCGATCGTGTTCGTGAACGGCCGTGCGCTGCGCATGCTGGAGATGGGCGACGACACCGCCACCGGCATCGGCGTCGACGTCCGCCGCGTGCGGCTGACCCTGGTGCTGGTCGCGGTCGCGCTGGTCGCCGCGGCCACCGCCGCGACCGGGCCGCTGCCGTTCATCGCCCTCGCCGCGCCCCAGCTCGCGCGCCGGATGACGCGTCTGCCGGGGCCCAACCTGGCGGCTTCGGCCTTCGTCGGCGCGGCGCTGGTGGTCGCGGCGGACTACCTCGGCCAGCGGCTGCTGGAGTCCTCGCTGCTGCCAGCGGGTGTCGTGGCGGCGGCCCTCGGCGGCGCGTACCTGCTCTGGCTGTTGCTCCGGCGCAGGGCCTAG
- the pdhA gene encoding pyruvate dehydrogenase (acetyl-transferring) E1 component subunit alpha, producing the protein MPSEHWTHPEPGDGPAAVAAQPSPEQVIAGLRATSEGGAELTQLLTPEGERVASPQFDRYVDDIDAEALKGLYRDMVLVRRADREANAMQRQGQLGIWVPLLGQEAAQIGSGRALRKGDMAFPSYREHGVAYTRGVDLKEVLGIFRCTDHSGWDYKAHGFHPYTIVIGNQVLNAAGYAMGQKFEGKVGDDDSEATICYFGDGATSQGDVHEGFVWAAVYDAPLVFFCQNNQWAISEPTERQSRLPLYQRARGYGFPGIRVDGNDVLACLAVSRWALEECRHGNGPVLIEAFTYRMDAHTTTDDPTRYRLSDELEEWKLKDPIERVRAYLARGGGADQAFFDQVQADSDAFAAELRDYCFNMPEPPPDRIFSNVYAESTPLLDAQREEFLSYLDGFVGAGEH; encoded by the coding sequence ATGCCGTCCGAACACTGGACGCACCCGGAACCTGGAGATGGCCCGGCCGCCGTAGCGGCGCAGCCTTCCCCCGAACAGGTGATCGCCGGTTTGCGAGCAACGAGCGAAGGTGGCGCTGAGCTGACTCAGCTGCTCACCCCCGAAGGCGAACGAGTCGCCTCGCCGCAATTCGACCGCTACGTCGACGACATCGACGCCGAGGCCCTCAAGGGCCTGTACCGCGACATGGTCCTGGTCCGCCGCGCGGACCGCGAGGCCAACGCGATGCAGCGCCAGGGCCAGCTCGGCATCTGGGTGCCGCTGCTCGGGCAGGAGGCCGCGCAGATCGGCTCCGGCCGCGCGCTGCGGAAGGGGGACATGGCGTTCCCCAGCTACCGCGAGCACGGTGTCGCGTACACCCGCGGCGTCGACCTCAAAGAGGTGCTCGGCATCTTCCGCTGCACCGACCACAGCGGTTGGGACTACAAGGCCCACGGCTTCCACCCGTACACCATCGTGATCGGCAACCAGGTGCTCAACGCCGCCGGTTACGCGATGGGCCAGAAGTTCGAAGGCAAGGTCGGCGACGACGACAGCGAAGCGACCATCTGCTACTTCGGTGACGGAGCAACTTCGCAGGGCGACGTGCACGAAGGCTTCGTCTGGGCCGCCGTCTACGACGCGCCGCTCGTGTTCTTCTGCCAGAACAACCAGTGGGCGATCTCGGAGCCCACCGAACGCCAGTCGCGCCTGCCGCTGTACCAGCGCGCCCGCGGCTACGGCTTCCCCGGCATCCGCGTGGACGGCAACGACGTCCTCGCCTGCCTCGCGGTCTCCCGCTGGGCGCTGGAGGAGTGCCGCCATGGCAACGGCCCGGTGCTGATCGAGGCGTTCACCTACCGGATGGACGCGCACACCACCACCGACGACCCCACCCGCTACCGGCTCTCCGACGAGCTGGAGGAGTGGAAGCTGAAGGACCCGATCGAGCGCGTCCGGGCGTACCTCGCCCGCGGTGGCGGCGCCGACCAGGCGTTCTTCGACCAGGTGCAGGCCGATTCGGACGCGTTCGCGGCCGAGCTGCGCGACTACTGCTTCAACATGCCCGAACCGCCACCGGACCGGATCTTCTCCAACGTGTACGCGGAGTCCACGCCGCTGCTGGACGCGCAGCGTGAAGAGTTCCTGTCCTACTTGGACGGTTTCGTCGGGGCGGGTGAGCACTGA
- a CDS encoding ABC transporter substrate-binding protein, whose translation MHLSRRGFLAGSAALGATGLLTACGYQDETPTQGAGATWSFTDDRGRKLEGERPTRIVAQVTAAAALWDLGVKSIGIFGPSKFADGKPDPQAGGVDLNAVTSLGNVYNEFNFDKFVSLNPQLLVSVMYLKDQMWYIPDTQTEKIDKAAPSVGVRLQGLAMPEGIAKFIALAKALGADTETPAIRAAKEEYEKADAALAEAAKKAAGLKILLVSAQKDAVYVSNAPKFATSKHYQSKGLDFVTPEAPDESQGGYYQQISWENIGKYPADVIMYDSRGGSLSLGPDGLGGVPTWTQLPAVKAGKLIPWNNETPFSYQRFTPQLTELAAALNKFS comes from the coding sequence ATGCACCTCTCCCGACGCGGCTTTCTCGCCGGCTCCGCGGCGCTCGGCGCCACCGGCCTCCTGACCGCCTGTGGCTACCAGGACGAGACGCCCACGCAGGGAGCGGGCGCGACCTGGTCGTTCACCGACGACCGCGGCCGCAAGCTCGAAGGCGAACGGCCGACGCGGATCGTCGCGCAGGTGACCGCGGCGGCGGCGCTGTGGGACCTCGGCGTGAAATCGATCGGGATCTTCGGCCCGTCGAAGTTCGCCGACGGCAAGCCGGACCCGCAAGCGGGCGGCGTCGACCTGAACGCGGTGACCTCGCTCGGGAACGTCTACAACGAGTTCAACTTCGACAAGTTCGTCTCGCTGAACCCGCAGCTGCTGGTCAGCGTGATGTACCTGAAGGACCAGATGTGGTACATCCCGGACACGCAGACGGAGAAGATCGACAAGGCCGCGCCGAGTGTCGGGGTCCGGCTGCAGGGGCTCGCGATGCCCGAGGGGATCGCGAAGTTCATCGCGCTCGCGAAGGCGCTCGGCGCCGACACCGAGACTCCGGCGATCCGTGCTGCGAAGGAGGAGTACGAGAAGGCCGACGCCGCCCTCGCCGAAGCGGCGAAGAAGGCCGCCGGGCTGAAGATCCTGCTGGTGTCCGCGCAGAAGGACGCCGTGTACGTCTCGAACGCGCCGAAGTTCGCGACCTCGAAGCACTACCAGAGCAAGGGGCTGGACTTCGTCACGCCGGAGGCGCCGGACGAGAGCCAGGGCGGTTACTACCAGCAGATCAGCTGGGAGAACATCGGCAAGTACCCGGCGGACGTGATCATGTACGACAGCCGCGGCGGTTCGCTCTCGCTCGGCCCGGACGGGCTCGGCGGCGTGCCGACCTGGACCCAGCTGCCCGCGGTGAAGGCCGGGAAGCTGATCCCGTGGAACAACGAGACGCCGTTCTCGTACCAGCGCTTCACGCCGCAGCTGACGGAACTCGCCGCGGCGCTGAACAAGTTCTCGTGA
- a CDS encoding transglutaminase family protein, with translation MTWQLRVAHRTGYRYATPATQSYNEARLTPRSDRRQTTVVNRVETTPATRAYRYTDYWGTVVTSFDLHAPHTEFTVLATSVVETADEGEPVRSATWKDLRGDTVVDHRTEYLTPTPYTPRDPELSKVARELRKGLEPAEAVLAVCEWVNQQLKYQPGTTGVHSTATDAWRAREGVCQDFAHVTLVMLRAIGVPARYVSGYLHTKPEAKLGETVEGESHAWVDVWTGGWWAYDPTNAIPVGPRHVWVAYGRDYADVPPLKGIFTGGGQSTLDVSVQLTRLT, from the coding sequence GTGACCTGGCAGCTTCGGGTGGCCCACCGGACCGGTTACCGGTACGCGACCCCGGCCACGCAGTCGTACAACGAGGCGCGCCTGACCCCGCGCTCCGACCGGCGGCAGACCACGGTCGTGAACCGGGTCGAGACGACGCCGGCGACCCGTGCGTACCGGTACACGGATTACTGGGGCACCGTCGTGACCTCGTTCGACCTTCACGCGCCGCACACGGAGTTCACCGTGCTCGCGACGTCGGTGGTCGAGACGGCCGACGAAGGCGAACCCGTCCGCTCGGCGACTTGGAAGGACCTGCGCGGCGACACCGTCGTCGACCACCGCACCGAGTACCTGACGCCGACGCCGTACACGCCCCGCGATCCGGAGCTCTCGAAGGTCGCGCGCGAACTGCGGAAGGGGCTCGAACCGGCGGAGGCCGTGCTCGCGGTCTGCGAATGGGTCAACCAGCAGCTGAAGTACCAGCCGGGGACGACCGGCGTGCACAGCACGGCGACCGACGCGTGGCGTGCGCGCGAAGGGGTCTGCCAGGACTTCGCGCATGTGACGCTGGTGATGCTGCGCGCGATCGGCGTCCCGGCGCGCTACGTCTCCGGGTATCTGCACACGAAACCGGAGGCGAAGCTCGGCGAGACGGTCGAAGGCGAAAGCCATGCCTGGGTCGACGTCTGGACCGGCGGCTGGTGGGCCTACGACCCGACGAACGCGATCCCGGTCGGGCCGCGGCACGTCTGGGTCGCGTACGGCCGCGACTACGCCGACGTGCCGCCGCTCAAGGGCATCTTCACCGGCGGTGGTCAGTCCACTTTGGACGTCTCGGTGCAGCTGACCCGGCTGACCTAG